A single Klebsiella variicola DNA region contains:
- a CDS encoding Fic family protein: protein MTIKHPPKIVSFAEIVKDGVEDKANRLSNLMSYHRVTDDKGRYHHWDDFQYRVEKGVDAVHAWSVQKMARLAHIHYISYQDKSGEQAKINVLPSMHKACSLIDQQASKAAFEAMISNMEGVKYLIRELREEESISSSQLEGAATTTIVAKAMLSAQRKPRTEDERMILGNYRLMGSVWDKRNEELSLALIKEFHAIGTKDINNEKYKPGEFRDTDNIVICDYDGNVVHYPPSHDELDSRLLKICEWANTRHEDLVTSNYLHPLIKACILHFMIGYEHPFNDGNGRTARALFYWYLFKCGYTAFKYISISRLLKEASVAYGKSYLFTETDGFDLTYFVDYQCQIVCRATLNFTNHIKKIATQRAEIDSLLWTGGLINRLNDRQRTILLVAIENVGRSFTAKEVSENLNISDNTARTDLKHLVEIGLFEKVENGKQTIYVSPKSLKGILEKLKNM, encoded by the coding sequence ATGACCATAAAGCATCCACCAAAAATTGTTTCTTTCGCTGAAATAGTGAAAGATGGTGTCGAAGATAAGGCGAATAGGTTATCTAATCTTATGAGTTATCATAGGGTTACTGATGATAAGGGCCGTTATCATCATTGGGATGATTTTCAATATAGAGTCGAAAAAGGTGTTGATGCTGTACATGCTTGGTCTGTGCAAAAGATGGCGCGCTTGGCTCATATTCACTACATTAGTTATCAGGACAAAAGTGGTGAACAGGCAAAGATAAACGTTTTACCGTCAATGCATAAGGCATGTTCGCTTATTGATCAGCAGGCCTCAAAGGCTGCTTTTGAAGCGATGATTTCCAATATGGAAGGAGTTAAGTATTTAATTCGTGAGTTAAGAGAAGAGGAGTCGATTTCTTCCAGTCAACTGGAAGGAGCTGCAACTACTACCATAGTAGCAAAAGCCATGCTCTCTGCTCAAAGAAAACCAAGGACAGAAGACGAACGTATGATTCTTGGTAACTATCGTTTGATGGGTAGTGTTTGGGATAAAAGAAATGAAGAACTGTCCTTGGCTCTTATAAAAGAATTTCATGCAATTGGTACGAAAGATATTAATAACGAAAAGTATAAACCGGGAGAGTTTAGGGACACTGATAACATTGTTATTTGTGATTATGATGGCAATGTTGTTCATTATCCTCCATCGCATGATGAGTTAGATAGTCGACTACTTAAAATTTGTGAGTGGGCCAATACAAGGCATGAGGATTTAGTTACATCTAATTACTTACATCCTTTAATCAAAGCTTGTATTTTGCACTTCATGATAGGTTATGAGCATCCTTTTAATGATGGTAATGGTAGAACTGCAAGGGCTTTGTTTTATTGGTATTTATTTAAGTGCGGTTATACAGCATTTAAATACATTTCTATTAGTCGCTTGTTAAAGGAAGCATCGGTAGCTTACGGTAAATCTTATCTTTTCACGGAAACCGATGGCTTTGATTTGACTTATTTTGTTGATTATCAATGCCAGATTGTGTGTCGGGCTACACTTAATTTTACAAATCACATAAAAAAAATAGCAACTCAACGCGCTGAAATAGATAGTCTTCTATGGACGGGAGGGTTGATAAATAGACTTAATGATAGACAGAGGACTATTTTACTAGTTGCGATTGAAAATGTTGGTAGATCTTTCACGGCTAAGGAAGTCAGTGAGAATCTAAATATTTCTGATAACACTGCTCGCACTGATCTTAAACATCTAGTTGAAATTGGGCTTTTTGAGAAAGTTGAAAATGGAAAGCAAACCATTTACGTTTCACCAAAATCTTTAAAAGGAATCCTTGAAAAATTAAAAAATATGTAG
- the rpsU gene encoding 30S ribosomal protein S21 — MPVIKVRENEPFDVALRRFKRSCEKAGVLAEVRRREFYEKPTTERKRAKASAVKRHAKKLARENARRTRLY, encoded by the coding sequence ATGCCGGTAATTAAAGTACGTGAAAACGAGCCGTTCGACGTAGCTCTGCGTCGCTTCAAGCGTTCCTGCGAAAAAGCAGGTGTTCTGGCGGAAGTTCGTCGTCGTGAGTTCTATGAAAAACCGACTACCGAACGTAAGCGCGCTAAAGCTTCTGCAGTGAAACGTCACGCGAAGAAACTGGCTCGCGAAAACGCACGCCGTACTCGTCTGTACTAA
- the rpoD gene encoding RNA polymerase sigma factor RpoD has translation MEQNPQSQLKLLVQRGKEQGYLTYAEVNDHLPEDIVDSDQIEDIIQMINDMGIQVMEEAPDADDLMLAENTADEDAAEAAAQVLSSVESEIGRTTDPVRMYMREMGTVELLTREGEIDIAKRIEDGINQVQCSVAEYPEAITYLLEQYDRVEAEEARLSDLITGFVDPNAEEDMAPTATHVGSELSQEEMDDDEDEDEDDDADDNSDDDNSIDPELAREKFAELRTQYELTRDTIKAKGRSHAAAQEEILKLSEVFKQFRLVPKQFDYLVNSMRSMMDRVRTQERIIMKLCVEQCKMPKKNFITLFTGNETSETWFNAAVAMNKPWSEKLLEVKEDVQRGLQKLQQIEEETGLTIEQVKDINRRMSIGEAKARRAKKEMVEANLRLVISIAKKYTNRGLQFLDLIQEGNIGLMKAVDKFEYRRGYKFSTYATWWIRQAITRSIADQARTIRIPVHMIETINKLNRISRQMLQEMGREPTPEELAERMLMPEDKIRKVLKIAKEPISMETPIGDDEDSHLGDFIEDTTLELPLDSATTESLRAATHDVLAGLTAREAKVLRMRFGIDMNTDHTLEEVGKQFDVTRERIRQIEAKALRKLRHPSRSEVLRSFLDD, from the coding sequence ATGGAGCAAAACCCGCAGTCACAGCTGAAGCTTCTTGTCCAACGTGGTAAGGAGCAAGGCTATCTGACCTATGCCGAGGTCAATGACCATCTGCCGGAAGATATCGTCGATTCCGATCAGATCGAAGACATCATCCAAATGATCAACGACATGGGTATTCAGGTGATGGAAGAAGCACCGGATGCCGATGATCTGATGCTTGCCGAAAACACCGCGGATGAAGATGCTGCCGAAGCTGCCGCGCAGGTGCTCTCCAGCGTGGAATCCGAAATCGGACGCACGACCGACCCGGTGCGCATGTACATGCGTGAAATGGGTACCGTAGAGCTGCTGACCCGTGAAGGCGAAATCGACATCGCCAAACGCATCGAAGATGGGATCAACCAGGTCCAGTGCTCCGTTGCCGAATACCCGGAAGCGATCACCTACCTGCTTGAGCAGTACGACCGCGTCGAAGCGGAAGAAGCCCGTCTGTCCGATCTGATCACCGGTTTCGTCGATCCGAACGCCGAAGAAGACATGGCGCCGACCGCCACGCACGTTGGCTCCGAGCTGTCTCAGGAAGAGATGGATGACGACGAAGACGAAGATGAAGATGACGACGCCGACGACAACAGCGATGACGACAACAGCATCGACCCAGAGCTGGCCCGTGAGAAGTTCGCCGAGCTGCGTACCCAGTACGAGCTGACGCGCGACACCATCAAAGCCAAAGGTCGTAGCCATGCCGCCGCGCAGGAAGAGATCCTGAAGCTGTCTGAAGTCTTCAAGCAGTTCCGCCTGGTGCCGAAGCAGTTCGATTACCTGGTCAACAGCATGCGCAGCATGATGGATCGCGTTCGTACTCAGGAACGTATCATCATGAAGCTGTGCGTTGAGCAGTGCAAAATGCCGAAGAAAAACTTCATCACGCTGTTCACCGGCAACGAAACCAGCGAAACCTGGTTCAACGCTGCGGTGGCAATGAACAAGCCGTGGTCCGAGAAGCTGCTGGAAGTGAAAGAAGACGTGCAGCGCGGCCTGCAGAAGCTGCAGCAGATCGAAGAAGAGACCGGCCTGACCATCGAACAGGTGAAAGACATCAACCGTCGCATGTCCATCGGTGAAGCGAAAGCCCGCCGTGCGAAGAAAGAGATGGTGGAAGCGAACTTGCGTCTGGTTATCTCTATCGCCAAGAAATACACCAACCGTGGTCTGCAGTTCCTCGACCTGATTCAGGAAGGCAACATCGGTCTGATGAAAGCGGTTGATAAGTTCGAATACCGTCGCGGCTACAAGTTCTCGACCTACGCTACCTGGTGGATCCGTCAGGCGATCACCCGCTCCATCGCGGATCAGGCGCGCACCATCCGTATTCCGGTGCATATGATTGAGACCATTAACAAGCTCAACCGTATCTCCCGTCAGATGCTGCAGGAGATGGGCCGTGAACCGACCCCGGAAGAGCTGGCTGAGCGTATGCTGATGCCGGAAGACAAAATCCGTAAGGTGCTGAAGATCGCCAAAGAGCCTATCTCCATGGAAACGCCGATCGGCGACGATGAAGATTCGCATCTGGGGGATTTCATCGAGGATACCACCCTCGAGCTGCCGCTGGATTCCGCGACCACCGAGAGCCTGCGTGCGGCAACGCACGACGTGCTGGCCGGCCTTACCGCTCGTGAAGCGAAAGTCCTGCGTATGCGTTTCGGTATCGACATGAACACCGACCACACGCTGGAAGAAGTGGGTAAACAGTTCGACGTTACCCGCGAACGTATCCGTCAGATCGAAGCGAAGGCGCTGCGTAAACTGCGTCACCCGAGCCGTTCTGAAGTGCTGCGTAGCTTCCTCGACGATTAA
- the mug gene encoding G/U mismatch-specific DNA glycosylase yields MISDILAPGLRVVFCGINPGKSSAHTGFHFAHPGNRFWKVIHQAGFTDRQLRPEEELQLLDTRCGITMLVERPTVQASEVALQELRSGGRELMRKIEEYQPQALAVLGKQAFELAFNQRGAKWGKQPMTIGTTQVWVLPNPSGLNRATLDKLVAAYRELDDALATRGQ; encoded by the coding sequence ATGATTAGCGATATCCTTGCGCCGGGCCTGCGCGTTGTCTTTTGCGGTATCAACCCGGGGAAGTCCTCCGCCCATACCGGCTTTCATTTTGCCCATCCTGGCAATCGCTTCTGGAAGGTCATCCATCAGGCCGGGTTCACCGATCGGCAGCTCAGGCCGGAAGAGGAACTGCAGCTGCTGGATACGCGCTGCGGCATCACCATGCTGGTAGAGCGACCGACGGTGCAGGCCAGCGAGGTCGCCCTGCAGGAGCTGCGCAGCGGTGGCCGTGAGCTGATGAGGAAGATTGAGGAGTATCAGCCGCAGGCGCTGGCGGTGCTCGGCAAGCAGGCCTTCGAGCTCGCCTTTAACCAGCGCGGCGCGAAGTGGGGGAAACAGCCTATGACCATCGGGACGACCCAGGTCTGGGTGCTGCCCAATCCCAGCGGCTTAAACCGGGCGACGCTCGATAAGCTGGTGGCGGCCTATCGTGAACTGGATGATGCCCTGGCGACCCGCGGCCAGTAG
- the dnaG gene encoding DNA primase, with product MAGRIPRVFISDLLARTDIVDLIDARVKLKKQGKNFHACCPFHNEKTPSFTVNGEKQFYHCFGCGAHGNAIDFLMNYDKLEFVETVEELAAMHNLEVPYEAGNGPSQIERHQRQNLYQLLDGLNAFYQQSLMQPAADPARQYLAKRGLSSEVITRFAIGYAPPGWDNVLKRFGGNQENRQSLIDAGMLVTNDQGRSYDRFRERVMFPIRDKRGRVIGFGGRVLGDALPKYLNSPETDIFHKGRQLYGLYEAQQDNPEPPRLLVVEGYMDVVALAQYDINYAVASLGTSTTADHIQLLFRVTNNVICCYDGDRAGRDAAWRALETALPYMTDGRQLRFMFLPDGEDPDTLVRKEGKAAFEARMEQAQPLSTFLFNSLLPQVDLSTPDGRAQLSTLALPLITQVPGETLRIYLRQELGNKLGILDDAQLERLMPKQSENGAPRPAPQLKRTTMRILIGLLVQNPDLAPLVPPLEGLDSRKMPGLSLFSELVKSCLAQPGLTTGQLLEQYRGTKEAATLEKLSMWDDIADKDIAEKTFTDSLNHMFDSLLELRQEELIARDRTHGLSSEERRELWTISQELAKK from the coding sequence ATGGCTGGACGAATTCCACGTGTATTTATTAGCGATCTGCTTGCCAGAACCGACATCGTCGATCTGATCGATGCGCGGGTAAAGCTGAAAAAGCAGGGCAAAAATTTTCACGCGTGCTGTCCGTTCCATAACGAAAAAACCCCCTCTTTCACCGTCAACGGTGAAAAACAGTTTTACCACTGCTTCGGCTGCGGGGCGCACGGCAATGCTATCGACTTCCTGATGAACTACGACAAGCTCGAGTTCGTGGAAACGGTCGAAGAGCTGGCCGCCATGCACAACCTTGAAGTGCCTTATGAAGCAGGCAACGGACCCAGCCAGATAGAGCGCCATCAACGGCAGAACCTCTACCAGTTACTGGATGGGCTGAATGCGTTTTACCAACAGTCTCTGATGCAGCCCGCCGCCGACCCTGCGCGCCAGTACCTGGCAAAACGGGGGTTAAGCAGCGAGGTGATTACGCGCTTTGCCATCGGCTATGCTCCCCCGGGTTGGGATAACGTTTTAAAACGTTTTGGCGGCAATCAGGAAAACCGCCAGTCGCTTATTGATGCCGGCATGCTGGTCACCAACGATCAGGGACGCAGTTACGACCGCTTCCGCGAACGGGTGATGTTCCCCATCCGCGATAAGCGAGGCCGGGTAATTGGGTTTGGCGGACGAGTGCTGGGCGATGCCCTGCCGAAGTATCTGAACTCCCCGGAAACCGACATATTCCATAAAGGCCGTCAGCTGTATGGCCTGTATGAAGCGCAGCAGGACAATCCCGAACCACCGCGTTTGCTGGTTGTCGAAGGGTATATGGACGTCGTGGCGCTGGCGCAATACGACATCAACTATGCCGTGGCCTCGCTGGGCACCTCGACCACGGCCGACCATATCCAGCTGCTGTTTCGGGTGACCAATAACGTCATCTGCTGCTACGACGGCGACCGGGCCGGCCGCGATGCCGCCTGGCGCGCGCTGGAGACGGCGCTGCCGTACATGACCGATGGCCGCCAGCTGCGTTTTATGTTTCTGCCTGACGGCGAAGACCCGGATACGCTGGTGCGTAAAGAGGGCAAAGCGGCGTTTGAGGCGCGGATGGAGCAGGCTCAGCCGCTCTCCACGTTCTTGTTTAACAGCCTGCTGCCGCAGGTCGATCTGAGTACCCCGGACGGGCGCGCGCAGCTGAGCACGCTGGCGCTGCCGCTGATAACCCAGGTCCCGGGCGAAACGCTGCGCATCTACTTGCGTCAGGAGCTGGGCAACAAGCTGGGCATTTTAGATGACGCACAGCTTGAACGTTTAATGCCAAAACAGTCTGAAAATGGCGCGCCGCGTCCCGCGCCACAGCTAAAACGCACGACCATGCGTATACTGATAGGACTGCTGGTGCAAAACCCGGATCTGGCGCCGTTAGTCCCGCCGCTGGAGGGACTGGACTCGCGCAAAATGCCAGGCCTTAGCCTGTTCAGCGAGTTGGTGAAAAGCTGTCTGGCGCAGCCTGGTCTGACGACCGGGCAACTTTTAGAGCAATATCGCGGCACAAAAGAGGCTGCAACCCTTGAAAAACTGTCGATGTGGGACGATATAGCAGATAAAGATATCGCTGAAAAAACCTTCACCGACTCGCTTAACCATATGTTTGATTCACTGCTGGAACTGCGACAGGAAGAGTTGATAGCTCGCGATCGCACACACGGTTTAAGCAGTGAAGAACGCCGGGAACTCTGGACCATCAGCCAGGAGCTGGCGAAAAAATAA
- a CDS encoding DUF927 domain-containing protein, translating into MPDEWRDPEVKNAPNLKHLPREKFTEAIIFAGADAYAHAKGWEEGLGKQVAEDTTPPIYLGPKQLAELANLNIVDKGRRSARVYLAGDIEPIQINAIGEKLALAGVQDAKLYKGIPDRQPEDWHDYLSRLREQAERRESTVVDLPVKKRESKPTPSDELKPRVDSRHDGLYWITPKVDKDSGEIINNETWLCSPLEVVGSGSDGAERYLVLRWRSPRGHEDITRAIPCADIGERDGWRSLKAGGVNVTTKSTFRAILADWLQQSGTHREWIITHTTGWHDGAYVMPDGEVVGDPETPILFNGRSAASSGYAIAGTAATWRDSVARLAGGNPSMMLGVAAALSAPLIGLVGADGFGVHLFEQSSAGKTTTSNIASSLWGEPDALRLTWYGTALGIANEAEAHNDSLLPLDEVGQGSSAKDVATSAYTLFNGAGKLQGAKEGGNRELKRWRTVAISTGEMDIETFLSAGGIRVKAGQLVRLLNIPMEKSTVFNGLPNGKAHADALKEAWIDNHGAAGREWVKWLAAHQEDAKQAVRDAQTRWRGLIPADYGEQVHRVAERFAILEAALVAGGAITGWSEQASRDAIQHSFNAWVKEFGTGNKEHQQIIEQCEAFLNAYGLSRFAPLPYDPTSLPISNLAGYRKRKSSHDDAPLVFYTFPATFEKEIAQGFNARQFARALASAGVLSASADGQRFQQKSPRIDGRQINVYVLQYQAEGVKE; encoded by the coding sequence ATTCCAGATGAGTGGAGGGATCCCGAAGTGAAAAATGCACCGAACCTTAAACATCTTCCCAGGGAAAAATTTACTGAGGCGATTATTTTTGCGGGAGCAGATGCATATGCGCATGCAAAAGGATGGGAGGAAGGCCTGGGTAAACAGGTTGCCGAGGATACAACCCCTCCTATCTACCTGGGACCAAAACAACTTGCTGAGCTGGCAAACCTGAATATTGTCGATAAAGGGCGACGGAGTGCTCGCGTGTATCTGGCCGGAGATATTGAACCGATACAGATTAACGCTATTGGTGAAAAGCTGGCGCTGGCAGGTGTACAGGATGCCAAATTGTATAAAGGTATTCCCGATCGCCAGCCTGAGGACTGGCACGATTATCTGAGTCGACTGCGTGAACAAGCGGAACGGAGGGAAAGCACGGTGGTCGATCTGCCAGTGAAGAAACGGGAGTCTAAGCCAACCCCTAGCGATGAACTAAAGCCACGCGTCGATAGCCGCCACGATGGTCTGTACTGGATTACGCCAAAGGTGGACAAGGATAGCGGCGAAATCATCAATAACGAAACGTGGCTGTGCTCCCCTCTTGAAGTGGTCGGCTCCGGTAGTGACGGTGCAGAACGCTATCTTGTTTTGCGCTGGCGTTCGCCGCGTGGCCATGAAGATATTACCAGGGCGATCCCCTGTGCTGATATCGGTGAGCGTGATGGCTGGCGCTCACTTAAAGCTGGTGGGGTGAATGTGACCACTAAAAGCACCTTCCGGGCGATTCTGGCCGACTGGTTGCAGCAAAGCGGCACTCATCGGGAATGGATTATCACCCATACCACTGGCTGGCATGATGGCGCATATGTCATGCCTGATGGTGAAGTGGTTGGTGATCCAGAGACGCCGATTCTCTTTAATGGTCGCAGTGCTGCATCTTCCGGGTATGCCATTGCTGGTACTGCTGCCACCTGGCGAGATTCCGTCGCCCGACTGGCCGGGGGTAATCCTTCCATGATGTTGGGAGTGGCAGCGGCGTTATCCGCACCACTTATCGGGCTGGTGGGTGCTGATGGCTTCGGCGTCCATTTGTTCGAACAGTCGAGCGCCGGTAAGACTACCACTTCCAATATTGCGAGTAGCCTGTGGGGAGAGCCAGATGCTTTGCGGCTTACCTGGTACGGTACTGCGCTTGGCATTGCCAACGAAGCGGAGGCGCATAATGACAGCCTGTTACCGCTCGATGAGGTGGGACAGGGCAGCAGTGCTAAAGATGTTGCGACTTCGGCTTATACCCTGTTTAACGGTGCCGGAAAGCTGCAGGGAGCAAAAGAGGGCGGCAACCGTGAGTTGAAACGCTGGCGCACTGTGGCGATCAGCACCGGGGAAATGGATATTGAAACTTTTCTGTCTGCTGGTGGGATAAGAGTTAAGGCGGGCCAGTTGGTGCGCCTGCTGAATATCCCGATGGAGAAATCGACGGTTTTTAACGGCCTGCCGAACGGCAAGGCTCATGCTGACGCACTGAAAGAGGCCTGGATTGATAACCATGGCGCGGCAGGGCGGGAGTGGGTTAAATGGCTGGCTGCTCACCAGGAGGACGCTAAACAGGCTGTGCGTGATGCGCAGACACGCTGGCGTGGGCTTATTCCGGCTGATTATGGTGAGCAGGTTCATCGAGTTGCAGAGCGTTTCGCGATTCTTGAGGCGGCGCTGGTCGCAGGGGGAGCGATCACTGGCTGGAGTGAACAGGCGAGCCGTGACGCTATCCAGCATAGCTTTAACGCCTGGGTGAAAGAGTTCGGCACGGGGAACAAGGAGCACCAGCAGATTATCGAGCAATGTGAGGCGTTTCTTAATGCCTATGGTCTGAGCCGATTTGCTCCGTTGCCATATGACCCCACCAGTCTGCCAATAAGCAACCTTGCCGGATACCGCAAGCGCAAGAGCAGCCATGATGATGCGCCCTTGGTGTTCTACACGTTCCCAGCAACGTTTGAGAAGGAGATTGCGCAGGGCTTTAACGCAAGGCAGTTTGCGAGGGCTCTGGCCAGCGCTGGTGTGCTGTCAGCCTCCGCTGATGGTCAGCGTTTCCAGCAGAAATCACCGCGTATTGATGGGCGGCAGATTAACGTTTACGTCCTTCAGTATCAGGCTGAGGGTGTTAAGGAATAA
- a CDS encoding DUF3892 domain-containing protein codes for MANVRIKCITLSGTVKSHQHITHVGSDQFQPAGSKWTVAQVVRAIENKEHTFYVQDSAGNVAYVGVVDPGNGGAKYIRTYADGKWSDNLLSLPSC; via the coding sequence ATGGCAAATGTAAGAATTAAGTGCATTACCTTGTCAGGAACCGTGAAATCTCACCAACATATTACTCATGTAGGTAGCGACCAGTTTCAACCAGCTGGTTCAAAATGGACTGTCGCTCAGGTTGTTCGTGCGATTGAAAATAAAGAACATACCTTCTATGTTCAGGATTCAGCAGGCAATGTTGCGTATGTAGGTGTTGTAGACCCGGGGAATGGCGGGGCTAAATACATTAGGACTTACGCCGATGGTAAGTGGAGTGACAATTTACTCTCCCTGCCAAGCTGCTAA
- a CDS encoding host cell division inhibitor Icd-like protein: MHNPQPKNFTWLFLATYADAKALPVVLRTQANTEDEARSQLTGDFSLTFAAKIRSDCLLTCHWVDRDSSVLWSVMGCNADASLQQMKGASNV; the protein is encoded by the coding sequence ATGCATAACCCTCAGCCTAAAAACTTTACCTGGCTTTTTCTGGCCACTTACGCCGATGCTAAAGCGCTCCCTGTGGTTCTGCGTACTCAGGCTAATACCGAAGATGAAGCCCGTTCGCAGCTTACTGGTGATTTTTCTCTCACATTCGCGGCAAAAATTCGTTCCGATTGTCTTCTCACTTGTCATTGGGTGGATCGGGATAGTTCTGTTTTATGGTCTGTCATGGGCTGCAATGCTGACGCCTCACTTCAGCAAATGAAGGGGGCTAGCAATGTCTAA
- the tsaD gene encoding tRNA (adenosine(37)-N6)-threonylcarbamoyltransferase complex transferase subunit TsaD, with translation MRVLGIETSCDETGIAIYDDQQGLLANQLYSQVKLHADYGGVVPELASRDHVRKTVPLIQAALKEAGLTAKDIDAVAYTAGPGLVGALLVGATVGRSLAFAWNVPAIPVHHMEGHLLAPMLEDNPPAFPFVALLVSGGHTQLISVTGIGQYELLGESIDDAAGEAFDKTAKLLGLDYPGGPMLSKMAAQGTEGRFVFPRPMTDRPGLDFSFSGLKTFAANTIRNNGDDEQTRADIARAFEDAVVDTLMIKCRRALEQTGFKRLVMAGGVSANRTLRAKLAEMMQKRGGEVFYARPEFCTDNGAMIAYAGMVRLQTGAKAELGVTVRPRWPLAELPAA, from the coding sequence ATGCGTGTACTGGGCATTGAAACATCCTGCGATGAAACCGGCATCGCGATTTATGACGACCAGCAAGGTCTGTTAGCCAACCAACTGTATAGTCAGGTGAAACTGCATGCGGACTACGGCGGCGTGGTGCCGGAGCTGGCATCGCGCGACCACGTGCGCAAAACGGTGCCGCTGATCCAGGCGGCGCTGAAAGAAGCCGGTCTGACGGCGAAAGATATCGACGCCGTCGCCTATACGGCGGGTCCTGGCCTGGTCGGCGCGCTGCTGGTCGGGGCGACCGTTGGCCGGTCGCTGGCCTTCGCCTGGAACGTGCCGGCGATCCCGGTACACCATATGGAAGGGCACCTGCTGGCGCCGATGCTGGAAGATAACCCACCGGCGTTCCCGTTCGTCGCGCTGCTGGTTTCCGGCGGCCACACCCAGTTGATTAGCGTCACTGGTATTGGTCAGTATGAACTGCTGGGCGAGTCGATTGACGATGCGGCGGGCGAAGCCTTTGATAAGACGGCGAAACTGCTGGGACTGGATTATCCCGGCGGGCCGATGCTGTCGAAAATGGCCGCTCAGGGCACCGAAGGCCGCTTTGTCTTCCCGCGGCCGATGACCGACCGCCCGGGGCTCGATTTCAGCTTCTCAGGCCTGAAAACTTTCGCCGCCAACACCATTCGTAATAATGGCGACGATGAGCAAACCCGCGCCGACATCGCCCGGGCATTTGAGGATGCGGTCGTCGATACGCTGATGATTAAATGTCGCCGCGCGCTGGAGCAAACCGGCTTTAAGCGTCTGGTGATGGCGGGAGGCGTGAGCGCCAACCGTACCCTGCGGGCGAAGCTGGCGGAGATGATGCAAAAACGCGGCGGCGAGGTGTTCTACGCCCGCCCTGAGTTCTGTACTGACAACGGCGCGATGATCGCCTACGCCGGCATGGTGCGTCTGCAAACCGGCGCCAAAGCCGAGCTCGGCGTGACGGTTCGCCCGCGCTGGCCGCTGGCCGAGCTGCCTGCCGCCTAA